In Carya illinoinensis cultivar Pawnee chromosome 7, C.illinoinensisPawnee_v1, whole genome shotgun sequence, the following are encoded in one genomic region:
- the LOC122317079 gene encoding uncharacterized protein LOC122317079 isoform X2: MAEPPTEWRLQSGQYLGEISALCFLHLPSHVSSLPYLLAGSGSQILLYSLDSGQLIRSFHVFQGIRVHGIACNDSINCAEGTISSKLAFQLAVFGERRVKLFSLMIDFGLKPQNGSGICVNLNQLHLLPKFNNWVLDVCFLKGLVRSLDEGSHCLAIGCSDNSVLVWDILSSSVVLQVQSPERCLLYSLRLWGDNIEALQIASGTIFNEILVWKVVSQNDAPSLANPMEDHIDQRCPFYNNVWFHCRQFEAVHICKLAGHEGSIFRIAWSSDGRKLVSVSDDRSARVWTIHGARNGYDKPGVSIGPDLDGFVLFGHNARVWDCCISDFLIVTVGEDCTCRMWGLDGKQLQMIKEHIGRGIWRCLYDAKFSLLVTAGFDSAIKVHQLHGSLSGGLHGHAEVKEFIDGMEIFTVRIPNTSEHCGLTDSKSEYVRCLHFTSEDTLYVATNRGYLYHTKVSNTRDVKWTELVCVSKEVPIVCMDVLSNKSSELCGAVEDWVAVGDGRGYMTIARVFCDSYTPEVSLTFTWPAGIERQLLGTYWCKSLGYRYIFTTDPKGMLKLWRLCGPSPQASHNSSRSYNNVSLVGEFASCFGNRVLCLNASFEKEVLVCGDVRGNLVLFPLLKDLLLNTSVASKVKISPINYFKGVHGISSVSSVSFSRLSSEQIEICSTGGDGCICNLEYDRDHRTLEFIGMKQVKELSLIQSVSADNDSLDNLASGCYAAGFASVDFIIWNLITETKVVQIPCGGWRRPHSYYLGDVPEMQNCFAYVKDEMIYIHRNWTLDGERRIIPQNLHVQFHGREMHTLCFVSELRANDLFSRSIWIATGCEDGTVRLTRYTADVANWSASKLLGEHVGGSAVRSICFASEVHIVASEDTNIPDGRSRQTAGAGSGENPFLLISVGAKRVLTSWLLRNRKHKEETVDQQYGETGNSCKPSSGESSSMSFQWLSTDMPARYSSSDYYPEEMEKVVSATENVHGTKVGARSFFRGKGKMDITSGFGDKYEDDWRYLAVTAFLVKCPDSRLTVCFVVVACSDATLVLRALILPCRLWFDVALLVPLSSPVLALQHVIIPICLPSEDNSQKRSVFIVISGATDGSIAFWDLTGAVEAFMRRLSTLQVENFIDCQKRPRTGRGSQGGRWWRSLSNSISKRKPGYRSSVTMKAGDVPNSNMLNQVTNGTEFLINDSGSSAATCSNAINTASLEPPANVDDSPSEICEIGPLHVLSNVHQSGVNCLRVSDIRDCQNSLSGLMFNIISGGDDQALYYLRFKLSLIAMVPDNEFMAPDIRNSNGRPESTNTFVNCGERQVEDYEIKFLYHEKIASAHSSAVKGVWTDGSWVFSTGLDQRVRCWLIEKDGKLTEHAYLVVSVPEPEALDARVCGRNHYQIAVAGRGMQIFEFAGVCETDHGK, translated from the exons ATGGCGGAGCCTCCAACTGAATGGCGTTTACAGAGCGGTCAATACCTTGGAGAAATCTCAGCCCTCTGTTTCCTTCACCTCCCGTCCCATGTTTCTTCTCTCCCGTACCTCCTGGCCGGTTCAGGCTCACAAATCCTGCTGTACAGTTTAGATTCTGGACAACTAATAAGGTCCTTTCATGTCTTCCAAGGGATTCGTGTACACGGTATTGCTTGTAATGATTCCATTAATTGCGCCGAGGGAACCATTTCCTCTAAGCTTGCTTTTCAACTCGCTGTATTTGGTGAAAGGCGTGTGAAATTGTTTAGCTTGATGATTGATTTTGGTTTGAAACCCCAAAATGGATCCGGGATTTGTGTGAATTTGAACCAGTTGCATTTGTTGCCCAAGTTTAATAATTGGGTTTTGGATGTCTGCTTTTTGAAG GGACTTGTACGTTCTCTCGATGAGGGGAGCCATTGTCTTGCAATTGGGTGTAGTGACAACTCTGTTCTTGTTTGGGATATTTTGAGTTCTAGTGTGGTTCTTCAAGTCCAGTCTCCAG AGAGGTGCCTTCTTTATTCCCTGCGGCTATGGGGTGACAATATTGAAGCTCTTCAAATTGCATCTGGTACTATTTTTAATGAG ATTCTTGTTTGGAAAGTGGTTTCTCAGAATGATGCTCCATCTTTGGCAAATCCTATGGAAGACCATATTGATCAGAGGTGCCCATTCTACAACAATGTCTGGTTTCATTGTCGGCAGTTTGAAGCTGTTCATATATGCAAACTTGCTGGCCATGAAGGCTCAATCTTTCGCATAGCATGGTCCTCTGATGGACGCAAATTGGTATCTGTTTCTGATGATCGTAG TGCTCGTGTCTGGACAATTCATGGTGCAAGGAATGGTTATGATAAGCCCGGAGTTTCTATTGGCCCTGACCTTGATGGATTTGTGCTGTTTGGTCATAATGCCAGAGTTTGGGACTGCTGTATTAGTGATTTT TTGATTGTCACCGTGGGTGAGGATTGTACATGTCGCATGTGGGGATTAGATGGTAAGCAGCTTCAGATGATCAAGGAGCACAT AGGAAGGGGCATTTGGCGATGTTTGTATGATGCAAAGTTTTCGCTTCTTGTAACTGCTGGGTTTGATTCTGCAATTAAAGTGCATCAACTGCATGGCTCTTTGTCTGGGGGTTTGCATGGGCATGCTGAGGTAAAAGAGTTTATTGACGGAATGGAGATATTCACTGTTCGTATCCCTAATACATCAGAGCATTGTGGACTCACTGACAG CAAAAGTGAATATGTTCGCTGTTTACATTTCACAAGTGAAGATACCCTTTATGTTGCCACAAACCGTGGTTATTTGTACCACACTAAAGTATCAAATACCAGGGATGTAAAATGGACTGAACTTGTCTGTGTCAGTAAAGAGGTTCCAATTGTATGCATGGATGTCCTATCCAATAAATCATCTGAGCTTTGTGGTGCTGTTGAGGATTGGGTTGCTGTGGGTGATGGTCGAGGATACATGACcattgccagagtattttgtgATAGTTATACTCCTGAAGTGAGCCTCACATTTACTTGGCCAGCTGGAATAGAGAGACAGCTCTTAGGAACCTATTGGTGCAAGTCATTAGGATATAG GTACATTTTTACCACTGATCCTAAAGGAATGTTGAAACTGTGGAGATTGTGTGGCCCTTCACCACAAGCTTCTCACAATTCTTCAAGGAGTTACAATAATGTGTCTCTGGTAGGGGAGTTTGCATCATGCTTTGGAAACAGAGTATTGTGTTTGAATGCATCTTTTGAGAAAGAG gTTCTGGTGTGTGGGGACGTACGTGGTAATTTGGTCCTCTTTCCATTGTTGAAGGACCTGTTGTTGAATACATCCGTTGCATCCAAAGTGAAAATCTCtccaataaattattttaaaggaGTTCATGGGATATCAAGTGTGTCCAGTGTTTCATTCAGCAGATTAAGTTCTGAGCAGATTGAAATATGTTCG ACTGGAGGAGATGGATGCATTTGCAATTTGGAATATGACAGGGATCATAGAACTTTAGAATTTATAGGGATGAAACAAGTTAAAGAATTGAGTTTGATCCAATCTGTATCTGCCGATAATGATTCACTTGACAATTTAGCTAGTGGTTGCTATGCAGCTGGTTTTGCGTCAGTAGATTTTATAATATGGAATCTAATAACTGAGACAAAG GTTGTGCAAATACCATGTGGTGGATGGCGGCGTCCTCATTCTTATTATCTTGGTGATGTACCAGAGATGCAGAACTGCTTTGCATATGTCAAG GATGAGATGATCTATATTCATAGAAATTGGACACTGGATGGTGAGAGGAGGATAATCCCCCAGAATTTGCATGTGCAATTCCATGGGAGAGAGATGCATACCTTATGCTTTGTCTCTGAACTTCGAGCTAACGATCTCTTTTCTAGATCTATTTGGATTGCAACTGGCTGTGAAGATGGAACTGTTAGGTTGACTAG GTATACAGCAGATGTGGCGAATTGGTCTGCATCAAAATTGCTTGGGGAGCATGTTGGTGGATCAGCTGTAAGGTCAATATGCTTTGCGTCGGAGGTACATATAGTTGCATCAGAGGACACCAACATTCCTGATGGGAGGAGCAGGCAAACTGCTGGTGCAGGTAGTGGAGAGAATCCATTTTTACTGATTTCAGTTGGTGCAAAGCGGGTCTTGACTTCTTGGCTACTAAGAAATAGGAAGCACAAGGAAGAAACAGTTGATCAGCAGTATGGTGAAACTGGAAATAGCTGTAAGCCTTCATCAGGAGAGTCTTCATCAATGTCATTCCAGTGGCTTTCTACTGACATGCCAGCAAGGTATTCAAGTTCTGATTATTATCCAGAAGAGATGGAGAAAGTAGTCAGTGCAACAGAAAATGTCCACGGTACAAAAGTTGGTGCAAGATCATTTTTTCGAGGAAAGGGAAAGATGGACATAACATCTGGCTTTGGAGATAAGTATGAAGACGATTGGAGATACCTGGCTGTCACAGCTTTTCTTGTTAAATGTCCTGATTCCAG GTTAACTGTCtgttttgttgttgttgcttgTTCAGATGCCACACTTGTACTACGGGCTTTAATTTTGCCCTGTCGTTTATG GTTTGATGTTGCTTTGTTGGTTCCTCTATCATCACCAGTTTTGGCTTTGCAGCATGTCATCATTCCAATATGTCTTCCTTCTGAAG ATAACAGTCAGAAACGAAGTGTATTTATTGTTATTAGTGGAGCTACTGATGGCAGTATTGCCTTCTGGGATCTGACTGGAGCCGTTGAAGCTTTTATGCGGCGGCTTTCAACTCTTCAGGTAGAAAACTTCATTGACTGTCAGAAACGGCCACGCACTGGTAGGGGAAGTCAGGGAGGACGATGGTGGAGATCATTAAGCAATAGCATATCTAAGAGAAAACCAGGTTACCGTAGTTCAGTGACCATGAAAGCTGGAGATGTACCAAATTCAAATATGCTAAACCAGGTTACAAATGGAACAGAATTTTTGATAAATGATTCTGGAAGTAGTGCAGCAACTTGTTCAAATGCTATAAATACTGCTTCCCTGGAGCCTCCAGCAAATGTAGATGACTCACCATCTGAGATATGTGAAATAGGGCCTTTACATGTTCTAAGTAATGTTCACCAATCTGGAGTCAATTGTCTTCGTGTTTCAGATATAAGAGATTGTCAAAACTCCCTGTCTGGTTTAATGTTCAATATAATAAGTGGGGGCGATGATCAAGCGCTTTACTATCTTAGATTTAAATTGTCTCTGATAGCAATGGTCCCGGATAATGAGTTTATGGCACCAGACATCAGAAATTCAAATGGGAGACCTGAAAGTACCAATACCTTTGTTAATTGTGGAGAAAGACAGGTCGAGGATTATGAGATCAAATTCTTATATCATGAGAAAATTGCATCAGCTCACAGCTCTGCTGTAAAAG GTGTTTGGACGGATGGCTCTTGGGTGTTCTCTACTGGTCTTGATCAGCGTGTCAGGTGCTGGCTTATTGAAAAAGATGGCAAACTAACTGAGCATGCTTATTTAGTGGTTAGTGTGCCAGAGCCCGAAGCATTGGATGCTAGAGTATGTGGCAG AAACCATTATCAGATTGCTGTAGCTGGAAGAGGAATGCAAATCTTTGAGTTTGCTGGAGTCTGTGAAACAGACCATGGAAAATGA
- the LOC122317079 gene encoding uncharacterized protein LOC122317079 isoform X1: protein MAEPPTEWRLQSGQYLGEISALCFLHLPSHVSSLPYLLAGSGSQILLYSLDSGQLIRSFHVFQGIRVHGIACNDSINCAEGTISSKLAFQLAVFGERRVKLFSLMIDFGLKPQNGSGICVNLNQLHLLPKFNNWVLDVCFLKGLVRSLDEGSHCLAIGCSDNSVLVWDILSSSVVLQVQSPERCLLYSLRLWGDNIEALQIASGTIFNEILVWKVVSQNDAPSLANPMEDHIDQRCPFYNNVWFHCRQFEAVHICKLAGHEGSIFRIAWSSDGRKLVSVSDDLDLCSARVWTIHGARNGYDKPGVSIGPDLDGFVLFGHNARVWDCCISDFLIVTVGEDCTCRMWGLDGKQLQMIKEHIGRGIWRCLYDAKFSLLVTAGFDSAIKVHQLHGSLSGGLHGHAEVKEFIDGMEIFTVRIPNTSEHCGLTDSKSEYVRCLHFTSEDTLYVATNRGYLYHTKVSNTRDVKWTELVCVSKEVPIVCMDVLSNKSSELCGAVEDWVAVGDGRGYMTIARVFCDSYTPEVSLTFTWPAGIERQLLGTYWCKSLGYRYIFTTDPKGMLKLWRLCGPSPQASHNSSRSYNNVSLVGEFASCFGNRVLCLNASFEKEVLVCGDVRGNLVLFPLLKDLLLNTSVASKVKISPINYFKGVHGISSVSSVSFSRLSSEQIEICSTGGDGCICNLEYDRDHRTLEFIGMKQVKELSLIQSVSADNDSLDNLASGCYAAGFASVDFIIWNLITETKVVQIPCGGWRRPHSYYLGDVPEMQNCFAYVKDEMIYIHRNWTLDGERRIIPQNLHVQFHGREMHTLCFVSELRANDLFSRSIWIATGCEDGTVRLTRYTADVANWSASKLLGEHVGGSAVRSICFASEVHIVASEDTNIPDGRSRQTAGAGSGENPFLLISVGAKRVLTSWLLRNRKHKEETVDQQYGETGNSCKPSSGESSSMSFQWLSTDMPARYSSSDYYPEEMEKVVSATENVHGTKVGARSFFRGKGKMDITSGFGDKYEDDWRYLAVTAFLVKCPDSRLTVCFVVVACSDATLVLRALILPCRLWFDVALLVPLSSPVLALQHVIIPICLPSEDNSQKRSVFIVISGATDGSIAFWDLTGAVEAFMRRLSTLQVENFIDCQKRPRTGRGSQGGRWWRSLSNSISKRKPGYRSSVTMKAGDVPNSNMLNQVTNGTEFLINDSGSSAATCSNAINTASLEPPANVDDSPSEICEIGPLHVLSNVHQSGVNCLRVSDIRDCQNSLSGLMFNIISGGDDQALYYLRFKLSLIAMVPDNEFMAPDIRNSNGRPESTNTFVNCGERQVEDYEIKFLYHEKIASAHSSAVKGVWTDGSWVFSTGLDQRVRCWLIEKDGKLTEHAYLVVSVPEPEALDARVCGRNHYQIAVAGRGMQIFEFAGVCETDHGK, encoded by the exons ATGGCGGAGCCTCCAACTGAATGGCGTTTACAGAGCGGTCAATACCTTGGAGAAATCTCAGCCCTCTGTTTCCTTCACCTCCCGTCCCATGTTTCTTCTCTCCCGTACCTCCTGGCCGGTTCAGGCTCACAAATCCTGCTGTACAGTTTAGATTCTGGACAACTAATAAGGTCCTTTCATGTCTTCCAAGGGATTCGTGTACACGGTATTGCTTGTAATGATTCCATTAATTGCGCCGAGGGAACCATTTCCTCTAAGCTTGCTTTTCAACTCGCTGTATTTGGTGAAAGGCGTGTGAAATTGTTTAGCTTGATGATTGATTTTGGTTTGAAACCCCAAAATGGATCCGGGATTTGTGTGAATTTGAACCAGTTGCATTTGTTGCCCAAGTTTAATAATTGGGTTTTGGATGTCTGCTTTTTGAAG GGACTTGTACGTTCTCTCGATGAGGGGAGCCATTGTCTTGCAATTGGGTGTAGTGACAACTCTGTTCTTGTTTGGGATATTTTGAGTTCTAGTGTGGTTCTTCAAGTCCAGTCTCCAG AGAGGTGCCTTCTTTATTCCCTGCGGCTATGGGGTGACAATATTGAAGCTCTTCAAATTGCATCTGGTACTATTTTTAATGAG ATTCTTGTTTGGAAAGTGGTTTCTCAGAATGATGCTCCATCTTTGGCAAATCCTATGGAAGACCATATTGATCAGAGGTGCCCATTCTACAACAATGTCTGGTTTCATTGTCGGCAGTTTGAAGCTGTTCATATATGCAAACTTGCTGGCCATGAAGGCTCAATCTTTCGCATAGCATGGTCCTCTGATGGACGCAAATTGGTATCTGTTTCTGATGATC TTGATCTGTGCAGTGCTCGTGTCTGGACAATTCATGGTGCAAGGAATGGTTATGATAAGCCCGGAGTTTCTATTGGCCCTGACCTTGATGGATTTGTGCTGTTTGGTCATAATGCCAGAGTTTGGGACTGCTGTATTAGTGATTTT TTGATTGTCACCGTGGGTGAGGATTGTACATGTCGCATGTGGGGATTAGATGGTAAGCAGCTTCAGATGATCAAGGAGCACAT AGGAAGGGGCATTTGGCGATGTTTGTATGATGCAAAGTTTTCGCTTCTTGTAACTGCTGGGTTTGATTCTGCAATTAAAGTGCATCAACTGCATGGCTCTTTGTCTGGGGGTTTGCATGGGCATGCTGAGGTAAAAGAGTTTATTGACGGAATGGAGATATTCACTGTTCGTATCCCTAATACATCAGAGCATTGTGGACTCACTGACAG CAAAAGTGAATATGTTCGCTGTTTACATTTCACAAGTGAAGATACCCTTTATGTTGCCACAAACCGTGGTTATTTGTACCACACTAAAGTATCAAATACCAGGGATGTAAAATGGACTGAACTTGTCTGTGTCAGTAAAGAGGTTCCAATTGTATGCATGGATGTCCTATCCAATAAATCATCTGAGCTTTGTGGTGCTGTTGAGGATTGGGTTGCTGTGGGTGATGGTCGAGGATACATGACcattgccagagtattttgtgATAGTTATACTCCTGAAGTGAGCCTCACATTTACTTGGCCAGCTGGAATAGAGAGACAGCTCTTAGGAACCTATTGGTGCAAGTCATTAGGATATAG GTACATTTTTACCACTGATCCTAAAGGAATGTTGAAACTGTGGAGATTGTGTGGCCCTTCACCACAAGCTTCTCACAATTCTTCAAGGAGTTACAATAATGTGTCTCTGGTAGGGGAGTTTGCATCATGCTTTGGAAACAGAGTATTGTGTTTGAATGCATCTTTTGAGAAAGAG gTTCTGGTGTGTGGGGACGTACGTGGTAATTTGGTCCTCTTTCCATTGTTGAAGGACCTGTTGTTGAATACATCCGTTGCATCCAAAGTGAAAATCTCtccaataaattattttaaaggaGTTCATGGGATATCAAGTGTGTCCAGTGTTTCATTCAGCAGATTAAGTTCTGAGCAGATTGAAATATGTTCG ACTGGAGGAGATGGATGCATTTGCAATTTGGAATATGACAGGGATCATAGAACTTTAGAATTTATAGGGATGAAACAAGTTAAAGAATTGAGTTTGATCCAATCTGTATCTGCCGATAATGATTCACTTGACAATTTAGCTAGTGGTTGCTATGCAGCTGGTTTTGCGTCAGTAGATTTTATAATATGGAATCTAATAACTGAGACAAAG GTTGTGCAAATACCATGTGGTGGATGGCGGCGTCCTCATTCTTATTATCTTGGTGATGTACCAGAGATGCAGAACTGCTTTGCATATGTCAAG GATGAGATGATCTATATTCATAGAAATTGGACACTGGATGGTGAGAGGAGGATAATCCCCCAGAATTTGCATGTGCAATTCCATGGGAGAGAGATGCATACCTTATGCTTTGTCTCTGAACTTCGAGCTAACGATCTCTTTTCTAGATCTATTTGGATTGCAACTGGCTGTGAAGATGGAACTGTTAGGTTGACTAG GTATACAGCAGATGTGGCGAATTGGTCTGCATCAAAATTGCTTGGGGAGCATGTTGGTGGATCAGCTGTAAGGTCAATATGCTTTGCGTCGGAGGTACATATAGTTGCATCAGAGGACACCAACATTCCTGATGGGAGGAGCAGGCAAACTGCTGGTGCAGGTAGTGGAGAGAATCCATTTTTACTGATTTCAGTTGGTGCAAAGCGGGTCTTGACTTCTTGGCTACTAAGAAATAGGAAGCACAAGGAAGAAACAGTTGATCAGCAGTATGGTGAAACTGGAAATAGCTGTAAGCCTTCATCAGGAGAGTCTTCATCAATGTCATTCCAGTGGCTTTCTACTGACATGCCAGCAAGGTATTCAAGTTCTGATTATTATCCAGAAGAGATGGAGAAAGTAGTCAGTGCAACAGAAAATGTCCACGGTACAAAAGTTGGTGCAAGATCATTTTTTCGAGGAAAGGGAAAGATGGACATAACATCTGGCTTTGGAGATAAGTATGAAGACGATTGGAGATACCTGGCTGTCACAGCTTTTCTTGTTAAATGTCCTGATTCCAG GTTAACTGTCtgttttgttgttgttgcttgTTCAGATGCCACACTTGTACTACGGGCTTTAATTTTGCCCTGTCGTTTATG GTTTGATGTTGCTTTGTTGGTTCCTCTATCATCACCAGTTTTGGCTTTGCAGCATGTCATCATTCCAATATGTCTTCCTTCTGAAG ATAACAGTCAGAAACGAAGTGTATTTATTGTTATTAGTGGAGCTACTGATGGCAGTATTGCCTTCTGGGATCTGACTGGAGCCGTTGAAGCTTTTATGCGGCGGCTTTCAACTCTTCAGGTAGAAAACTTCATTGACTGTCAGAAACGGCCACGCACTGGTAGGGGAAGTCAGGGAGGACGATGGTGGAGATCATTAAGCAATAGCATATCTAAGAGAAAACCAGGTTACCGTAGTTCAGTGACCATGAAAGCTGGAGATGTACCAAATTCAAATATGCTAAACCAGGTTACAAATGGAACAGAATTTTTGATAAATGATTCTGGAAGTAGTGCAGCAACTTGTTCAAATGCTATAAATACTGCTTCCCTGGAGCCTCCAGCAAATGTAGATGACTCACCATCTGAGATATGTGAAATAGGGCCTTTACATGTTCTAAGTAATGTTCACCAATCTGGAGTCAATTGTCTTCGTGTTTCAGATATAAGAGATTGTCAAAACTCCCTGTCTGGTTTAATGTTCAATATAATAAGTGGGGGCGATGATCAAGCGCTTTACTATCTTAGATTTAAATTGTCTCTGATAGCAATGGTCCCGGATAATGAGTTTATGGCACCAGACATCAGAAATTCAAATGGGAGACCTGAAAGTACCAATACCTTTGTTAATTGTGGAGAAAGACAGGTCGAGGATTATGAGATCAAATTCTTATATCATGAGAAAATTGCATCAGCTCACAGCTCTGCTGTAAAAG GTGTTTGGACGGATGGCTCTTGGGTGTTCTCTACTGGTCTTGATCAGCGTGTCAGGTGCTGGCTTATTGAAAAAGATGGCAAACTAACTGAGCATGCTTATTTAGTGGTTAGTGTGCCAGAGCCCGAAGCATTGGATGCTAGAGTATGTGGCAG AAACCATTATCAGATTGCTGTAGCTGGAAGAGGAATGCAAATCTTTGAGTTTGCTGGAGTCTGTGAAACAGACCATGGAAAATGA